The sequence GTCTGCAAAGCGAAATGAGTCACCGTGCCGAGCCGGCTCACGCCGATCTTTTTACCCGCCATATCTTCGGGCCGCTTGATTTCGGCCTTAACCATGATCGATTGAGTGAAGCGCGGCACCATCGAGGTGATGTGAATGATGTCGCCGCCTTTGAGAACATTGGCGATGATCGCCGGTCCGCCCGAGCCGGAAAAATCCGCCGCCCCCGACAGCATCGACTGTACGAGAAGCGCCGATGCGCCGATGAAGACGGGGTCGAAATCGATGCCATGCCGTTCGGCGATGCGCGCCTCCTTGGCCACAAGCCAAGGCAAAACGTTGATGCCGATGGGCGAGAAAGGAAATGGAACTTTCTTCAGTGCCTGCGCCCAAGAGAGCGAAGGAACCAGCGTGACCAGCATAAGAGCAACGGCAACTGCGCTTCGGCCGTTTCGCAAAAAACTCG comes from Deltaproteobacteria bacterium and encodes:
- a CDS encoding ABC transporter substrate-binding protein, with product MKRSLNFPSFLRNGRSAVAVALMLVTLVPSLSWAQALKKVPFPFSPIGINVLPWLVAKEARIAERHGIDFDPVFIGASALLVQSMLSGAADFSGSGGPAIIANVLKGGDIIHITSMVPRFTQSIMVKAEIKRPEDMAGKKIGVSRLGTVTHFALQT